The following proteins come from a genomic window of Dreissena polymorpha isolate Duluth1 chromosome 1, UMN_Dpol_1.0, whole genome shotgun sequence:
- the LOC127877591 gene encoding uncharacterized protein LOC127877591, with product MCYPSRETSIDEFLAEMVELLNCYNHDRGIKTMADPDWLEVVGHPTIPHVQSLRAPPAQVALHTSKEQLIGLTSQKVSRRYLEKLQKERERNQEVLTECVEHLPMVIRRVEEAERDVPRQQNRFHARPTKANEAKNPFWQENMDEWMKPEHLDPIPSPRSKFRQRFNEITKPSTGRSQERRKTASHASSDSAADSTILNKEFVHYNGFQGSQETDVNNLKYKFGKKKSHSAIDASRPPQFNPKGFGSVYDAIEFERRYKKVYDSNQNVHFVHSNFLTGQRIFKRSRLPPIGHIQSPEADGVNGRDIFAIMSVQKYNHPNEALQNRGPMTSPKTQRKTVHSRFPSPPSTKLKHRLEISQQIDVPVGFVPGTVKSTGNTPFDGVNGQQSDIFTKDGAYKLPLWSCEGDSAIGTLTEETSQSEETGNKYALSATSKRTNTTHVTDDSIAKRKIGKKNSGERTIEKDDHDDQSIPDQDAEPFNISVHVAIKQKENGASGGDDFESLRMRSRQLPVFNFPDYIEPKVGNSEEGTPRRNERNEERVIYPSMSPYDNTVIKENGDKVIKATNISIATNQYGFITHKVQYPERFVLNDSLVEEDEGEEDDSNDDVADDTL from the exons ATGTGCTACCCCAGTCGAGAAACGAGCATTGACGAATTTCTCGCGGAAATGGTGGAACTTTTAAATTGCTACAA CCATGACCGCGGGATTAAGACAATGGCAGATCCTGATTGGCTGGAAGTGGTCGGTCATCCTACAATTCCTCACGTGCAGTCGCTGCGCGCGCCGCCCGCCCAGGTGGCGCTTCATACTTCGAAAGAACAGTTGATAGGTCTTACGTCACAGAAAGTCAGCAGACGGTACTTAGAAAAGTTGCAAAAAGAGCGGGAAAGGAACCAGGAAGTGCTAACCGAATGCGTGGAACATCTTCCCATGGTTATAAG ACGGGTGGAAGAGGCGGAGAGGGATGTACCCCGCCAACAGAATCGTTTCCACGCGCGGCCAACAAAGGCCAATGAGGCGAAGAACCCCTTCTGGCAAGAAAACATGGACGAGTGGATGAAACCCGAGCACCTTGATCCGATTCCGTCGCCGCGCTCGAAATTCCGCCAACGCTTTAACGAGATCACGAAGCCGTCTACAGGCAGATCTCAGGAGCGACGGAAAACGGCGTCGCACGCCTCCTCCGACAGTGCCGCAGACAGCACAATATTGAATAAGGAGTTCGTCCATTATAACGGCTTTCAGGGTAGCCAAGAGACGGACGTCAATAATCTCAAGTACAAGTTTGGCAAGAAGAAATCTCACTCAGCCATCGACGCATCACGCCCGCCACAGTTTAACCCCAAAGGTTTCGGCAGCGTCTACGACGCGATTGAATTTGAACGGCGGTACAAGAAAGTCTACGACTCCAATCAGAACGTGCATTTCGTGCACTCGAATTTCCTCACTGGACAGAGGATATTTAAACGTTCTAGACTGCCGCCCATAGGCCATATCCAGTCTCCAGAAGCCGACGGTGTGAACGGCCGTGACATATTTGCCATTATGTCTGTCCAAAAATACAATCATCCCAACGAAGCACTGCAAAATCGCGGACCAATGACGTCACCAAAAACTCAGCGGAAGACCGTACATTCCAGATTTCCATCTCCTCCATCAACAAAGTTGAAACATCGTTTAGAGATTTCTCAGCAAATTGATGTACCCGTCGGATTCGTTCCGGGTACCGTTAAATCAACCGGAAACACTCCCTTCGATGGAGTAAACGGTCAACAAAGTGATATTTTTACCAAAGATGGGGCTTACAAACTTCCGCTATGGTCATGCGAGGGTGATAGCGCCATCGGGACACTGACCGAAGAAACGAGCCAGTCCGAAGAAACCGGAAACAAGTATGCGCTCTCCGCCACAAGCAAGCGAACAAACACTACGCACGTCACCGATGACTCAATCGCTAAACGAAAGATAGGGAAAAAGAACAGCGGAGAGCGAACTATAGAAAAGGATGACCACGACGACCAAAGCATTCCTGATCAGGACGCTGAACCGTTCAATATTTCCGTTCACGTTGCAATTAAGCAAAAAGAGAACGGGGCAAGTGGTGGGGACGACTTCGAAAGTTTACGCATGCGCTCAAGACAACTTCCAGTTTTCAACTTCCCAGATTACATTGAACCGAAAGTCGGTAATTCCGAAGAAGGAACACCGCGACGCAATGAAAGAAATGAAGAAAGGGTTATTTATCCATCCATGTCGCCATACGACAATACTGTGATTAAAGAAAATGGTGATAAAGTTATAAAAGCAACTAATATCTCGATTGCCACTAATCAGTATGGATTTATCACACATAAGGTCCAGTACCCGGAAAGGTTCGTTCTAAACGACTCGTTAGTCGAGGAAGACGAAGGAGAAGAAGACGACAGTAATGATGACGTCGCAGACGACACATTGTAG